A window of Eikenella corrodens contains these coding sequences:
- the purM gene encoding phosphoribosylformylglycinamidine cyclo-ligase, whose product MTQSLSYRDAGVDIDAGDQLVENIKPFAKRTMRPEVLGGLGGFGALVEISKKYQNPVLVSGTDGVGTKLKLAFEWDIHHTVGIDLVAMSVNDILVQGAEPLFFLDYFACGKLDVARAADVIKGIAAGCEQSGCALIGGETAEMPGMYPEGEYDLAGFAVGVVEKSKVINGRSIRPGDVVLGLASNGAHSNGYSLVRKIIERSNPDLDAEFDSGKTLRQAIIAPTRLYVKPILAALEKFEIKGMAHITGGGLTENIPRALPENCVAQIDAQSWPLPKLFQWLQQVGNVEQQEMYRTFNCGIGMAVIVPAEQAEAAQAFLAEQGETAYRLGIIRERAGNEHQTQVA is encoded by the coding sequence ATGACCCAATCCCTCAGCTACCGCGATGCCGGTGTCGATATCGATGCGGGCGACCAACTGGTTGAAAACATCAAACCCTTTGCCAAGCGCACCATGCGCCCCGAAGTGTTGGGCGGCTTGGGCGGCTTCGGCGCACTGGTGGAAATCAGCAAAAAGTACCAAAACCCCGTACTAGTGAGCGGCACCGACGGTGTGGGCACCAAGCTGAAACTGGCGTTTGAATGGGATATCCACCACACCGTGGGCATCGACCTGGTGGCCATGAGCGTGAACGACATCCTGGTGCAAGGCGCAGAACCGCTGTTTTTCCTCGACTATTTCGCCTGCGGCAAGCTCGATGTGGCGCGTGCCGCCGATGTGATTAAAGGCATCGCCGCGGGCTGCGAACAATCCGGCTGCGCCCTGATTGGCGGCGAAACGGCCGAAATGCCCGGCATGTATCCCGAAGGCGAATACGATTTGGCCGGCTTCGCCGTGGGCGTGGTGGAAAAAAGTAAAGTCATCAACGGCCGCAGCATCCGGCCCGGCGACGTGGTGCTCGGCCTCGCCTCCAACGGCGCGCACTCCAACGGCTATTCCCTCGTCCGCAAAATCATCGAGCGCAGCAATCCCGATTTGGATGCCGAATTCGACAGCGGCAAAACCCTGCGCCAAGCCATCATTGCGCCCACCCGCCTGTATGTGAAACCGATCTTGGCGGCACTGGAAAAATTTGAAATCAAAGGCATGGCACACATTACCGGCGGCGGCCTCACCGAAAACATCCCGCGCGCACTGCCCGAAAACTGTGTGGCACAAATCGATGCACAATCCTGGCCGCTGCCCAAGCTGTTCCAATGGCTGCAACAGGTCGGCAACGTGGAGCAGCAGGAAATGTACCGCACCTTCAACTGCGGTATCGGCATGGCCGTTATCGTGCCTGCCGAACAGGCTGAGGCAGCGCAAGCCTTCCTCGCCGAACAAGGCGAAACCGCATACCGCCTGGGCATAATCCGCGAACGCGCGGGAAACGAACATCAAACGCAGGTGGCATAA
- a CDS encoding TIGR01777 family oxidoreductase: MSRQTIVIIGGSGFIGRHLAAAYQADGHRVIIVSRHPARAREVDKRFEYIAALHHLYDSIRPDLLINLAGASVGEGRWTAQRKQELLQSRLQPVQAVADWLRRHPQPPRLIIQASAVGYYGNGSADGWPPCMENAPPQHVFPSQLCQQWEAAIQRVQQESGVPVAVCRFGVVLGRDGGILSQLLKPVRYCAGRLGSGEQPLPWVHMDDVVAAIRFLATQTHNGFQAYNITAPKRTTQLDFARAAAQRLRRPLLFSVPEQMLRLMLGEQADLVLDGQFAPPKALLQQGFEFAFPAIECALDNLLN, encoded by the coding sequence ATGAGCCGACAAACCATCGTAATTATCGGCGGCAGCGGCTTTATCGGCCGCCATCTGGCCGCGGCGTATCAGGCTGACGGGCATCGTGTGATTATCGTTAGCCGCCATCCGGCTCGTGCGCGGGAGGTGGATAAGCGTTTTGAATACATCGCCGCGCTGCACCACCTCTACGACAGCATCCGCCCCGATTTGCTGATTAACCTGGCGGGGGCGTCGGTGGGCGAAGGCCGCTGGACGGCGCAGCGCAAGCAGGAGCTGTTGCAAAGCCGCTTGCAGCCGGTGCAGGCTGTGGCCGACTGGCTGCGCCGCCACCCGCAGCCGCCGCGCCTCATCATCCAGGCTTCCGCCGTGGGCTATTATGGCAACGGCAGTGCGGATGGCTGGCCGCCGTGCATGGAAAATGCGCCGCCGCAACATGTTTTCCCTTCGCAGCTGTGCCAGCAATGGGAAGCGGCGATACAGCGCGTACAGCAGGAGAGCGGCGTGCCGGTGGCCGTGTGCCGCTTTGGCGTGGTGCTGGGCAGGGACGGCGGCATTTTGTCGCAGCTGCTCAAACCGGTGCGCTACTGTGCAGGTCGGCTTGGTAGCGGTGAGCAGCCCCTGCCGTGGGTGCATATGGATGATGTTGTGGCCGCCATCCGTTTTCTGGCCACACAAACACACAATGGCTTTCAGGCTTACAACATTACTGCCCCCAAGCGCACCACCCAACTCGACTTTGCCCGCGCCGCCGCCCAACGGCTGCGCCGCCCGCTGTTGTTTTCCGTTCCCGAGCAGATGTTGCGCCTGATGCTGGGCGAGCAGGCCGATTTGGTGTTGGACGGCCAATTTGCCCCGCCGAAAGCCTTGTTGCAGCAAGGATTTGAGTTTGCTTTCCCCGCCATTGAGTGTGCGCTTGACAACCTGCTGAATTAG
- a CDS encoding immunity 22 family protein: MNVDEMSNAVYDRFDKLHLWIGFTRKSEYSYEEYFEQDDLPEGKYCKFCQDIGLDEEYDEDFIGILPLLEEPVELDEIIEEIPIHEDDAPLLKKRCHELNINKVNAIFGIQIQILDLIMIKNLME, translated from the coding sequence ATGAATGTAGATGAAATGAGTAATGCGGTATATGACCGTTTTGATAAATTACATTTGTGGATCGGATTTACTAGAAAAAGTGAATATTCTTATGAAGAATATTTTGAACAAGATGATTTGCCAGAAGGAAAATATTGTAAATTTTGTCAAGATATTGGTTTAGATGAAGAGTATGATGAAGATTTTATTGGAATATTGCCATTATTAGAGGAGCCTGTAGAGCTTGATGAAATTATTGAAGAAATTCCCATTCATGAGGATGATGCCCCTCTGCTAAAAAAGAGATGTCACGAACTAAATATTAATAAAGTCAATGCTATTTTTGGTATTCAGATCCAGATCTTAGATTTAATCATGATAAAAAATTTAATGGAATAA
- the pseB gene encoding UDP-N-acetylglucosamine 4,6-dehydratase (inverting) gives MLSNSTILVTGGTGSFGNTFVPMTLAKYNPKKIIIFSRDEMKQWEMAKKFQGDKRVRFFIGDVRDKDRLYRALDGVDYVVHAAATKIVPTAEYNPFECVKTNINGAMNLIDACIDKGVKRVVALSTDKASSPVNLYGATKLASDKLFVAGNAYSGEHGCRFAVVRYGNVMGSRGSVIPFFLTQRARGTLPITDPRMTRFMISLEQGVELVWHAFDDMVGGEIYVKKIPSMNICDLAAAVAPECAQETVGIRPGEKLHEQMIGAEDSFHTYEYPEHFKILPAINGWDKTPERIKNGVKVPEGFVYASDNNTEWMTCEELQAWIEANKEKIGAI, from the coding sequence ATGCTTTCCAACTCCACCATCCTCGTAACCGGCGGCACCGGCTCGTTCGGCAACACTTTCGTGCCTATGACCCTGGCCAAATACAATCCCAAAAAAATCATCATCTTCTCCCGCGACGAAATGAAACAGTGGGAAATGGCGAAAAAATTTCAGGGCGACAAACGCGTGCGCTTCTTCATCGGCGATGTGCGCGACAAAGACCGCCTCTACCGCGCGCTCGACGGCGTGGATTACGTCGTCCATGCCGCCGCCACCAAAATCGTCCCCACCGCCGAATACAACCCGTTCGAGTGCGTGAAAACCAACATCAACGGCGCGATGAACCTGATTGATGCCTGCATCGACAAAGGCGTGAAGCGCGTCGTTGCCCTGTCCACCGACAAAGCCAGCAGCCCCGTCAATTTATACGGCGCCACCAAGCTCGCCAGCGACAAACTCTTCGTGGCAGGCAACGCCTATTCCGGCGAACACGGCTGCCGCTTCGCCGTGGTGCGCTACGGCAACGTGATGGGTTCGCGCGGCTCGGTAATCCCGTTTTTCCTCACCCAGCGCGCACGCGGCACGCTGCCGATTACCGACCCGCGCATGACCCGCTTCATGATTTCGCTGGAACAGGGCGTGGAGCTCGTGTGGCACGCGTTTGACGACATGGTGGGCGGCGAAATTTATGTGAAAAAAATCCCGTCGATGAACATTTGCGATTTGGCCGCCGCCGTCGCCCCCGAATGCGCGCAGGAAACCGTCGGCATCCGCCCCGGCGAAAAACTGCACGAGCAGATGATTGGCGCGGAAGACTCGTTCCATACCTACGAATATCCCGAACACTTCAAAATCCTGCCCGCCATCAACGGCTGGGACAAAACGCCCGAGCGCATCAAAAACGGCGTGAAAGTGCCCGAAGGCTTCGTGTATGCCAGCGACAACAACACGGAATGGATGACGTGCGAGGAATTGCAGGCATGGATTGAGGCGAACAAAGAGAAAATCGGCGCGATTTGA
- a CDS encoding alpha/beta hydrolase, with amino-acid sequence MSAAQDLTLLLVRDAAEPEMWIDIWARSYPLVQQVACAADEGIAQWQSKINTAWRLIPGQAMIVAHGAGVPAVMAWQFQNSMRGQQRIRGMILVSPLRSACMDDEWHTLQRARTNCKAALVIGQDENPLCPAKWASDTAARWQARLLRAPQPGHLNQRLGGWQWGMRLMQEMLWDS; translated from the coding sequence ATGTCTGCCGCTCAAGACCTTACCCTGCTCCTCGTGCGTGACGCTGCCGAGCCGGAAATGTGGATAGATATCTGGGCACGCAGTTATCCGCTGGTGCAACAGGTAGCCTGCGCTGCCGACGAAGGCATTGCCCAATGGCAAAGTAAAATCAACACAGCGTGGCGGCTTATTCCCGGCCAGGCCATGATTGTGGCACACGGCGCAGGCGTACCGGCTGTGATGGCTTGGCAGTTCCAAAATAGTATGCGCGGCCAGCAACGCATCCGCGGCATGATTTTGGTTTCCCCTCTGCGATCTGCCTGTATGGATGACGAATGGCACACGCTACAACGTGCCCGTACCAACTGTAAAGCCGCCTTGGTGATTGGGCAAGATGAAAATCCGTTGTGCCCGGCCAAATGGGCAAGCGATACCGCCGCCAGGTGGCAAGCCAGGCTGCTGCGCGCACCGCAGCCCGGCCATCTCAACCAGCGCTTGGGCGGCTGGCAATGGGGCATGCGGCTGATGCAGGAAATGTTGTGGGATAGCTAA
- the rplM gene encoding 50S ribosomal protein L13: protein MKTFSAKPHEVKREWYVIDAQDKVLGRVAAEVARRLRGKHKPEYTPHVDTGDYIIVVNADKLRVTGDKNEGKIYYRHSGFPGGIYQRTFREMQDKFPGRALEQAVKGMLPKGPLGYAMIRKLKVYAGSEHQHAAQQPKALEI, encoded by the coding sequence ATGAAAACCTTCTCAGCCAAGCCGCACGAGGTGAAGCGCGAATGGTATGTCATTGATGCCCAAGATAAAGTTCTGGGTCGCGTGGCTGCCGAAGTCGCCCGTCGCTTGCGTGGCAAACACAAGCCCGAATACACCCCGCACGTAGATACCGGCGACTACATCATTGTAGTTAATGCCGACAAACTGCGTGTTACCGGTGATAAAAACGAAGGCAAAATCTACTATCGTCACTCCGGTTTCCCCGGCGGTATCTACCAACGCACTTTCCGTGAAATGCAAGATAAATTCCCCGGCCGCGCCCTGGAGCAAGCTGTTAAAGGCATGTTGCCCAAAGGCCCTTTGGGCTACGCCATGATCCGCAAGCTGAAAGTGTACGCCGGTAGCGAACATCAGCATGCCGCCCAACAACCCAAAGCATTGGAAATTTAA
- the rpsI gene encoding 30S ribosomal protein S9, whose translation MNGKYYYGTGRRKSSVARVFLQKGSGQIVVNGRPVDEFFARETSRMVVRQPLVLTENAEAFDIMVNVCGGGETGQSGAIRHGITRALIDYDAGLKSALSQAGFVTRDAREVERKKFGLRKARRAKQFSKR comes from the coding sequence ATGAACGGTAAATACTACTACGGCACCGGCCGTCGCAAAAGTTCTGTAGCCCGCGTGTTCCTGCAAAAGGGTTCCGGTCAGATCGTGGTAAACGGCCGCCCCGTTGACGAATTTTTTGCCCGCGAAACCAGCCGCATGGTGGTGCGCCAGCCTTTGGTTCTGACCGAAAATGCTGAAGCATTCGATATTATGGTAAACGTGTGCGGCGGTGGTGAAACCGGCCAATCCGGCGCCATCCGTCACGGTATTACCCGTGCCCTGATCGACTATGATGCAGGTTTGAAGTCTGCCCTCTCTCAAGCCGGCTTCGTTACCCGCGATGCCCGTGAAGTGGAGCGTAAGAAATTCGGTCTGCGCAAAGCACGTCGTGCCAAACAGTTCTCCAAACGTTAA
- a CDS encoding L-threonylcarbamoyladenylate synthase, producing MAQFFAIHPENPQERLVKQAAEIVRQGGVIVYPTDSCYALGCQMGNKEAMERILAIRKIDLKHHLTLMCADLSELGTYAKVDNSQFRQLKAATPGAYTFILPATKEVPNRTLHPKRKTIGLRVPDNQIALALLAELGEPMLSCTLMLPGETEPQTDPYEIRNLLEHAVDLIIDGGWCGTEPTTVIDMTDGTELIRQGAGDTAVFGL from the coding sequence ATGGCACAATTCTTCGCCATCCACCCCGAAAACCCCCAAGAGCGGCTGGTGAAACAAGCCGCCGAAATCGTGCGCCAGGGCGGCGTGATCGTGTATCCCACCGACTCCTGCTACGCGCTCGGCTGCCAGATGGGCAACAAAGAAGCCATGGAGCGCATCTTGGCCATCCGCAAAATCGATTTGAAACACCACCTCACTCTGATGTGCGCCGACTTGAGCGAGCTGGGCACTTATGCCAAAGTGGACAACAGCCAATTCCGCCAGCTCAAGGCCGCCACCCCCGGCGCCTATACCTTTATCCTGCCCGCCACCAAAGAAGTGCCCAACCGCACGCTGCACCCCAAACGCAAAACCATCGGCCTGCGCGTACCCGACAACCAAATCGCCCTCGCCCTTTTGGCCGAGCTGGGCGAGCCCATGCTCTCCTGCACCCTGATGCTGCCCGGAGAAACCGAGCCGCAAACCGACCCTTACGAAATCCGCAACCTGCTCGAACACGCCGTGGATTTAATCATCGACGGCGGCTGGTGCGGCACCGAGCCGACCACGGTAATCGACATGACCGACGGCACCGAGCTTATCCGCCAAGGCGCGGGCGATACTGCGGTGTTCGGGTTGTAA
- the glnE gene encoding bifunctional [glutamate--ammonia ligase]-adenylyl-L-tyrosine phosphorylase/[glutamate--ammonia-ligase] adenylyltransferase, producing MPADMIAHARRFSPWLSRQLDGGQIDVARLQPMLAQPLQPQDLAAFAPWADIAAAADEAELARQLRLLRRYVLAQIMVRDLCGAAELSEVTASITHLADFAVNTALAFAEAHYTALYGTPIGRYSGAAQHLSVVAMGKAGGFELNVSSDLDLIFVYPESGETDGRRSRSNQEFFTKVGQKLIALLNDITADGQVFRIDMRLRPDGDSGALVLSETALEQYLVAQGREWERYAWCKGRVVTPHANGIRSVVQPFVFRKYLDYGAYEALRGLHRQIRSEVSKKGMAGNIKLGAGGIREVEFIAQVFQMIRGGQNRSLQLKGTQETLAALAEAGILAPEAAARLLEVYRFLRRLEHRLQYWDDQQTQTLPENPEQQQLLAESMGFADYEEFSGSLNAQRAQVSAQFNQTLSSPEENDSEAEQPLAGLWQDDAAAAEWAVQLAELGFANAAEAAERLAHIRSSSRYRHLSARAQQRFDAVLPRGVAAAAESSRPEAALPRLLDFLDSISRRSAYLSFLQEYPAALAQVAELMAQSPWLAEYLQQHPVLLDELLSAQLMEHPNWPQFIGALSGSLQAAGDPEAKMDVLRRFKHAQTFRLAVQDLAGCWPLEALSDQLSYLADILLEHTMWQVWQAMPKTHRPIPRFAIIGYGKLGGKELAYGSDLDLVYLYDDSAPEAADIYSKYARRLTTWLSGNTGAGSLYQTDLRLRPNGDSGFQAHSLEAFAKYQHENAWIWEHQALSRARFVVGSPEVGRKFEIIRRQILSLPREENPLRQEIAQMRSKMLPTHPAHEDNVKYARGGVVDVEFIVQFFVLLHARQYPELLENYGNIALLNMAARRGLLSQDAAARTAAAYRHYRQVQHRQQLHGAGAVQVDDTLREHYEQVAALWREVFGEEIR from the coding sequence ATGCCTGCCGATATGATTGCTCATGCCCGCCGTTTTTCCCCTTGGCTGTCGCGCCAGCTGGATGGCGGGCAAATCGATGTTGCACGTTTGCAGCCCATGCTCGCGCAGCCTTTGCAGCCGCAGGATTTGGCGGCCTTCGCGCCGTGGGCAGACATCGCGGCAGCGGCGGATGAAGCCGAGCTGGCGCGGCAGTTGCGGCTGTTGCGCCGTTATGTGCTGGCGCAGATTATGGTGCGCGATTTGTGCGGCGCGGCTGAGCTTTCGGAGGTAACGGCTTCCATCACGCATCTGGCCGATTTTGCGGTGAACACCGCGCTCGCTTTTGCCGAAGCGCACTACACCGCGCTCTACGGCACGCCCATCGGCCGCTATAGCGGTGCGGCGCAGCATTTGAGCGTGGTGGCCATGGGCAAGGCGGGCGGGTTTGAATTAAACGTGTCGTCTGATTTGGATTTGATTTTCGTCTATCCCGAATCGGGCGAAACCGACGGGCGGCGCAGCCGCAGCAATCAGGAGTTTTTCACCAAGGTGGGGCAGAAGCTGATTGCGCTGTTGAACGACATCACCGCCGACGGCCAAGTGTTCCGCATCGATATGCGCCTGCGCCCCGACGGCGACAGCGGCGCGCTGGTGTTGAGCGAAACTGCGCTGGAGCAATATTTGGTGGCGCAGGGGCGCGAGTGGGAGCGTTATGCCTGGTGCAAAGGCCGCGTGGTCACGCCGCACGCCAACGGCATCCGCAGCGTGGTGCAGCCTTTCGTGTTCCGCAAATATCTGGACTACGGTGCCTACGAAGCCCTGCGCGGGCTGCACCGCCAAATCCGCAGCGAAGTGAGCAAAAAAGGCATGGCCGGCAACATCAAGCTCGGCGCGGGCGGCATCCGCGAGGTGGAATTTATCGCTCAGGTGTTCCAGATGATTCGCGGCGGGCAAAACCGCAGCCTCCAGCTCAAAGGCACGCAGGAAACGCTGGCCGCGCTGGCCGAAGCCGGCATCCTCGCGCCCGAAGCCGCCGCCCGGCTGCTCGAAGTCTACCGCTTCCTGCGCCGCCTCGAACACCGCCTGCAATACTGGGATGACCAACAAACCCAAACGCTACCTGAAAACCCCGAACAGCAGCAGCTGTTGGCCGAAAGCATGGGTTTTGCCGATTACGAAGAATTTTCAGGTAGCCTCAACGCACAACGCGCCCAGGTAAGCGCCCAGTTCAACCAAACCTTAAGCAGCCCCGAAGAGAACGACAGCGAAGCCGAACAGCCGCTGGCCGGGCTGTGGCAAGACGATGCCGCAGCAGCCGAATGGGCGGTGCAGCTGGCCGAATTGGGCTTTGCCAACGCAGCCGAAGCCGCCGAGCGGCTGGCGCACATCCGCAGCAGCAGCCGCTACCGGCATTTGTCGGCCCGCGCCCAGCAGCGTTTCGACGCCGTGCTGCCGCGCGGGGTGGCCGCCGCCGCCGAAAGCAGCCGCCCCGAAGCCGCCCTGCCGCGCCTGCTCGACTTTCTCGACAGCATCAGCCGCCGCTCCGCCTACCTCTCCTTTTTGCAGGAATACCCTGCCGCGCTCGCCCAAGTGGCCGAACTCATGGCGCAAAGCCCCTGGCTGGCCGAATATTTGCAGCAACACCCCGTGCTGCTGGACGAATTATTGTCCGCCCAATTAATGGAACACCCCAACTGGCCGCAATTTATCGGCGCGCTTTCAGGTAGCCTCCAGGCCGCAGGCGACCCCGAAGCCAAAATGGACGTGCTGCGCCGCTTCAAACACGCACAAACCTTCCGCCTGGCCGTGCAGGATTTGGCCGGTTGCTGGCCGCTCGAAGCCCTGAGCGACCAGCTCTCCTACTTGGCCGACATCCTGCTCGAACACACCATGTGGCAAGTGTGGCAGGCCATGCCCAAAACCCACCGCCCCATCCCCCGCTTCGCCATCATCGGCTACGGCAAGCTCGGCGGCAAAGAGCTGGCCTACGGCTCCGATTTGGATTTGGTGTATCTGTATGACGACAGCGCGCCCGAAGCCGCCGACATCTACAGCAAATACGCCCGCCGCCTCACCACCTGGCTCTCCGGCAACACCGGCGCGGGCAGCCTCTACCAAACCGACCTGCGCCTGCGCCCCAACGGCGACAGCGGCTTCCAAGCCCACAGCCTCGAAGCCTTCGCCAAATATCAGCACGAAAATGCCTGGATTTGGGAGCACCAAGCCCTCAGCAGGGCCCGTTTCGTGGTCGGCAGCCCCGAAGTGGGGCGCAAATTTGAAATCATCCGCCGCCAAATCCTCAGCCTGCCGCGCGAAGAAAACCCGCTGCGGCAGGAAATCGCCCAAATGCGCAGCAAAATGCTGCCCACCCACCCCGCCCACGAAGACAACGTGAAATACGCCCGCGGCGGTGTGGTGGACGTGGAATTCATCGTGCAATTCTTCGTGCTGCTCCATGCCCGGCAGTATCCCGAGCTGTTGGAAAACTACGGCAACATCGCCCTGCTCAATATGGCCGCCCGCCGCGGCCTGCTCAGCCAAGATGCCGCCGCACGCACCGCCGCCGCCTACCGCCACTACCGCCAAGTGCAACACCGCCAGCAGCTGCACGGCGCGGGCGCGGTGCAAGTGGACGACACCCTGCGCGAACACTACGAACAAGTGGCCGCACTGTGGCGCGAAGTGTTCGGCGAAGAAATCCGCTAA
- the metF gene encoding methylenetetrahydrofolate reductase [NAD(P)H] has product MQHNTLSFEFFPTRTPEGREKQKITRKQLSQYQPEFFSCTSGAGGTTREGTMQTIRDILAEGMAAAPHIPCVGLDAGELTELLQEYKDLGIRHVLALRGDIPSGMGLGATGLHHANELVELIRHRFGDWFHIEVAAYPEYHPQSRSAEDDIQSFVRKVKAGADSAITQFFFNADAYFRFLDDVRGRGVEIPIVPGIMPIANFSKLARFADMCGAEIPRWLRLKLQSYADDTASIKALGLDVVTEMCGRLLRHGAPGLHFYTLNQAGLSSTICQRLGY; this is encoded by the coding sequence ATGCAACACAATACCCTCAGCTTCGAATTTTTCCCCACCCGCACGCCCGAAGGCCGCGAAAAACAGAAAATCACCCGCAAACAACTCTCCCAATACCAGCCCGAATTTTTCTCCTGCACCTCCGGTGCAGGCGGCACCACCCGTGAAGGCACCATGCAAACCATCCGCGACATCCTTGCCGAAGGCATGGCCGCCGCCCCGCACATCCCCTGCGTAGGCCTGGATGCCGGTGAGCTCACCGAGCTCTTGCAGGAGTACAAAGACTTAGGCATCCGCCATGTGCTCGCCCTGCGCGGCGACATCCCCTCCGGCATGGGCTTGGGCGCCACCGGCCTGCACCACGCCAACGAGCTGGTGGAGCTCATCCGCCACCGATTCGGCGACTGGTTCCACATCGAAGTGGCTGCCTACCCCGAATACCATCCGCAATCGCGCAGCGCCGAAGACGACATCCAAAGCTTTGTGCGCAAAGTGAAAGCCGGTGCCGATTCCGCCATCACCCAGTTTTTCTTCAATGCCGATGCCTACTTCCGCTTCCTCGACGACGTGCGCGGGCGCGGTGTGGAAATCCCCATCGTGCCTGGCATCATGCCGATTGCCAACTTCTCCAAGCTGGCCCGCTTTGCCGATATGTGCGGCGCCGAAATTCCGCGCTGGCTTCGGCTGAAGCTGCAATCCTATGCCGACGACACCGCCTCCATCAAAGCCTTGGGGCTGGACGTGGTAACCGAAATGTGCGGCCGCCTCCTGCGCCACGGCGCTCCCGGCCTGCATTTCTACACCCTCAACCAGGCCGGATTGTCTTCCACCATCTGCCAACGCTTGGGCTACTAG
- the ilvC gene encoding ketol-acid reductoisomerase gives MQVYYDKDADLSLIKGKTVAIIGYGSQGHAHAANLKDSGVNVIVGLRQGGSWNKAQAAGFDVRSVADATKAADLVMILLPDENQPAVYRAEIEPNLKQGAVLAFAHGFNVHYNQIVPRADLDVVMVAPKGPGHTVRSEFLKGGGVPSLIAVYQDKSGKARDIALSYAAANGGTKGGVIETNFREETETDLFGEQAVLCGGVVELIKTGFETLVEAGYAPEMAYFECLHEMKLIVDLIYEGGIANMNYSISNNAEYGEYVTGVEVINEKSREAMRHALKRIQTGEYAKMFILEGATNYPSMTARRRLTADHQIEKVGAQLRSMMPWIAKNKLVDQSKN, from the coding sequence ATGCAAGTTTACTACGATAAAGACGCCGACCTCTCCCTGATCAAAGGCAAAACCGTAGCCATCATCGGCTACGGTTCGCAAGGCCATGCCCATGCCGCCAACCTGAAAGACTCCGGCGTAAACGTGATTGTCGGCCTGCGCCAAGGCGGCTCCTGGAACAAAGCCCAAGCTGCCGGTTTCGACGTGCGCAGCGTGGCCGATGCCACCAAAGCCGCCGATTTGGTGATGATCCTGCTGCCGGATGAAAACCAGCCCGCCGTATACCGTGCTGAAATCGAGCCCAACCTCAAGCAGGGCGCCGTATTGGCCTTTGCCCACGGCTTCAACGTGCACTACAACCAAATCGTGCCGCGCGCCGACTTGGACGTGGTGATGGTTGCCCCCAAAGGCCCCGGCCACACCGTGCGCAGCGAATTCCTCAAAGGCGGCGGCGTGCCCTCGCTGATTGCCGTGTATCAGGATAAAAGCGGCAAAGCCCGCGACATCGCTCTCTCCTACGCTGCAGCCAACGGCGGCACCAAAGGCGGCGTCATCGAAACCAACTTCCGCGAAGAAACCGAAACCGACCTGTTCGGCGAACAGGCCGTATTGTGCGGCGGCGTGGTGGAACTGATCAAAACTGGTTTCGAAACCCTGGTGGAAGCCGGCTACGCGCCCGAAATGGCCTACTTCGAATGCCTGCACGAAATGAAGCTCATCGTGGATTTGATCTACGAAGGCGGCATCGCCAACATGAACTACTCCATTTCCAACAACGCGGAATACGGCGAATACGTTACCGGCGTAGAAGTGATTAACGAAAAATCGCGCGAAGCCATGCGCCACGCGCTCAAACGCATCCAAACCGGCGAATACGCCAAAATGTTCATCCTCGAAGGCGCCACCAACTATCCGAGCATGACCGCCCGCCGCCGCCTCACCGCCGACCACCAGATTGAAAAAGTCGGCGCGCAACTGCGCAGCATGATGCCTTGGATCGCCAAAAACAAATTGGTAGACCAGAGCAAAAACTAA
- a CDS encoding YbaK/EbsC family protein has product MSKPHHPVTPAIRFLRAHKIEHTAMQYPYEEHGGTAHSAECLGIDEHQIVKTIVLINEHKKGLIVLMHGDRQISTRNLARQLGMKHVELAAHDQAHKWTGYFVGGTSPFGCRTALPVYAERSIWDLPLMYINGGGRGLFVTVAPAPALAALNAQPVEVAVD; this is encoded by the coding sequence ATGAGTAAACCCCACCATCCCGTTACCCCCGCAATCCGTTTTCTGCGCGCGCACAAAATCGAGCACACCGCCATGCAGTATCCCTATGAAGAGCACGGCGGCACGGCGCATTCCGCCGAGTGCCTCGGCATCGACGAACACCAAATCGTCAAAACCATCGTGTTGATTAACGAACACAAAAAAGGCCTGATTGTGCTGATGCACGGCGACCGCCAAATCTCCACCCGCAACCTCGCCCGCCAGCTCGGCATGAAACACGTGGAGCTGGCCGCGCACGATCAGGCGCATAAATGGACGGGCTATTTTGTGGGCGGCACCAGCCCCTTCGGCTGCCGCACCGCACTGCCGGTGTATGCCGAGCGCAGCATCTGGGATTTGCCGCTGATGTATATCAACGGCGGCGGCCGCGGCCTGTTTGTAACCGTTGCCCCCGCCCCCGCGCTCGCCGCGCTGAATGCACAACCGGTGGAAGTGGCGGTGGATTAG